The genomic interval ATCCCCCGCCATTTGCACCATCCAATCTGTCCCGTCGGCTGCATGTTCGGTGTTGCTGTGCCGAGCTTCTGCGCGTTGTCGGAGACTCCTGTTCATTGGATCACGAATCGTGTCTCACACGGGCGTTTTACTACGTAGTGAGCACAGGCGACGGTCCAGGGTGTTCAGGTACCTACGTCAGGGCATGGGCCCGGCCCAAAaaaggagggggaggggcaaTGGGCAGCGCTGATTACCCCGCCATTGAAGCCCCTCCATCGCTATCTTAAGATCGGGCAGTATTCTTTCTATTTTGTTGTATGCCCGAACCTGAAAGAAATTGAAGATGCGCCGAGTCACCTACACAAGTTTATGAGTATATAACGTTTTTGAAcctcctatttataagcaTCTTTCTTTTTCAAGATGCACTTGTTTGGTATCATTTACTCATATATATGTATGCGCAGTCGAATCAGATGATGGATTCGCCACCCGCTTCACCGCTAGCTGCAGCACTATCTTCATCCTCATCGTCGTCCAGGTCGTGGATGGGGTAGGACAGAATAGCGGCAACACTGCCCAGCATGTCCAGCCGCTTGCCGCTCTCATGGTCACTGCTGAGAATCCTGACATCGCCACCGTCCGCTTTGACCTTGTCCACCATGGCCACGTACTTTTTCCTCGTTGGAATGTCCGAGCTGCGGAATAGCGAGTTGTTCATGATGAGGATGCCGCCCCCAGGGCCGATGGCACCTTCGGCGACCGCTTTTGCCACTGATGTTGTTCCGTACCACGCCCTTCCGTCCTCTAATCGGAGTCGTTCGAAAAACTGATCCATCAGTTTGGTCTCCTTGGTGAACTTGAAGTCCTTGAGCTTGTTGCCCATCTCAGGGCTCTTGAGAACCTCGTTGAGGCTGTGCACGTGGCCCGAATTTGTGTGAATGACGACCGCCTCCCTAGCGATTCCCGACAGCTTCTTGTCTGATTTGTCCCTCCCCTCGTCCGCAATGTACTTTTTGAAATCGGCCGCGGTGAACCCAGGACTAGCGAGGAGCAGGGGTCTCGGAGTGTCAAAGTTGACGGTTCGGAGAAGGGCGGTCAACGTCTTTTCGTAGAAGCGGGTCATGCCCTGTGAGGTTTCGGTTGCGGCGCTTCGCTTTTTGGGTATGACGCTTTCGATTCGCTGCTTGACGACGGTGCGGAATTGGCTGATGAGGCA from Colletotrichum lupini chromosome 2, complete sequence carries:
- a CDS encoding translation factor pelota, translated to MAHAVRKVVAETKTGSTISERVHTVLAIQVKSTFFDPIVGQLQVSGVVKSENAYVSLGQYHTLDLEVSRPFTLSKPQGWDSVAKDTLSESLSDDKDGAMAAVVMQEGIANICLISQFRTVVKQRIESVIPKKRSAATETSQGMTRFYEKTLTALLRTVNFDTPRPLLLASPGFTAADFKKYIADEGRDKSDKKLSGIAREAVVIHTNSGHVHSLNEVLKSPEMGNKLKDFKFTKETKLMDQFFERLRLEDGRAWYGTTSVAKAVAEGAIGPGGGILIMNNSLFRSSDIPTRKKYVAMVDKVKADGGDVRILSSDHESGKRLDMLGSVAAILSYPIHDLDDDEDEDSAAASGEAGGESII